In Gimesia panareensis, the genomic window GACCGGCTTCATCTGGTTCGCGTTCACGCTGGAATTCATTATCATGATTTCCATCGAGCAGAAAAGACTGGATTACTGCCGCAAACACTGGATCGATCTGGCCGTCATCTGTCTGCCCATGATTGCCTTCCTGCGAACCCTGAAAATCACAGGCAGTGCGATGCGCCTGCAGCGTCTCGCACGCTCTGCACGGATCTTCCGCCTCAAAAGCCTGGTAATGAAGCTCTACAGGGCACTGCTGGTTCTGGAAATCGTCAATCGCTTCCTGCACAGAAACCCGGAAAAACGCATCGCCCGCCTGGAAGAACTGCTCCTGGAAAAAGAACAGGAAATTCAAGCGATCAAATCGGAAATGGAACTGCTTTCAGAACGGATCGCTCTCAAATCCCCGTCAGAAACCGAAGCTGAATCAGAAACTGTATCTATCACTCAGAGGAAAGCAGCCTGAGGTGCCCTCTTCCGAATGACTATTCTTCGCGATCATAGCGCGGTCGACGATCAGACCAGTCTCCGGGGAGTTTCTTCAGGTAGGCTTCCAGAAACTTGAGGATATCGACTTCCAGCCCCAGGCGTTTGCCCAGCATGTCAGTTCCTCTTAACTTGCCGGGATACGTCTCTTTAAACATTCTCCCTTTGGAATTGGTAGCGGAAGTCAACAGCGAAAACAGCTTTTCGGTGTAGTTCCGATCGTAAGAATCGCCGGAACTGCTGCAGACAAAGAAGCTGATTCCGAAGAGCGGCTCTTTAAGCTTCACGGCAGGCTGCGATGAGGTCAGACCTTTGACCTTCGACTCTGGTGAGATCAACACCAGCGCCCGGATGGTCTGCCCCTTGGGAGTCTTCGCCGCCAGCACGGGGGCATCGTCGTAGGGAACTTTACCCCAGTCCAGCAATGCATAGTTCAGCGCAATCGGCACACTCATATCAGCAGCAATGATTGCTGTCTTCTGCATGTTTAAATGTTTTTTCTGATGCTCTTCGAACAGAAATTTCCAGATCGTTTCCATATCAAGCACCACCATGGCCTTGTAGTCCAGTGCAGAAAGGTTAGCTGCGCGCGAACTCCCCTTCTGATTCTGGTTACCCGTGGCACCGGGAACATTGGGCTGGCTTTTGCCATGCTTGCGTAAATCGACAGCAATGACCGCATAACCATTCTGCTGCAATACCGAACCAAATTTATTATCCCAGACCCGTTTGTTGCCCCCCTTCCCGTGCAACAGCACGACGACAGGGGCATCAGCTGCATTACTCGATTCATAATAAGTAATCGCGATCGGCCAGCCCCCCTGCGAAGTCAGGGTCAGTTCCTGCGGTTTAGGAGGACCTTTGGAATCTTTGCTCTGTGCAAACAACGCACTGGAGGTCAAAAGTACCATTGAGAGAAATGTGAAAAACGAGCGTTTCCACTGACCATGTTGCATGCTGACGAATGACTTTCTCACAGGACCCCCTCGGCGTTGGAATTATTTCGTTGTAACTGTAAACTGAATGTAAACAGTTGTCCTCATGACTCAATAGATAGGTCGGTAATACTCTTATTCTATGGATAACGGGGGATCAGGTCAAATAGAAGTCGTCAGTTCTGTTCAGAGAATGTGCTGCTCCATGATATTTATATGTAAAGACTTAGAACTGATGAGTGTACTGTCGTTAAAACGTGGTTCCTTCAGACATGAACCGGTTGCCTGAGCTGTCGCTCCATCCCCTTTCAGACGGAATGCAGATGCAGAATCAATCTCCCGAAGAAACGGAACCCCAGACATTTCTGGGACTGAGCAGGGGCGATCAGTTCTTTGTGGGTGTGCTGTTGATTGTAATCCTCGGCCTCTCCCTGCTGCATCTGGCTCGACTTTCCCGCTGGGGAACCGAAACACTCGAGATCGAAAAACAGACGCCGCTGCCCTACGACTACCAGATCGATATCAATCAGGCGACCTGGGTCGAATTTGCTCAACTCAACCAGATCGGTCCCGTTCTTGCCAGACGCATCGTAGATTATCGCGAAGCACACGGCCCTTTTCGCTCCCTCGACGACTTACTGCACGTCAAAGGCATCGGACCCAAAAAACTGGAAGCCAATCGGAATCATTTTCTGCCGCTTCCCCCAGAGGTCAACCCTGGAAACTGACTGACAAACGTTCCCGCTGATCCTGCTGGAATTTAACGGTAGATTCTCAATTCTTTCACGCTCCCCTCTGATGACAGTTGATTCCACGCCCGTTTCCGGGTTGAATAGGCATTCCATTATTTGATTTCTGATCTGGTACTTCTGACTGATCACCCCCGAAAACAGCGTTCAATTCAAAGGGTTTACTTCTTATGGCAGGTTTTGATCACGGCCCCAATGAGCCGGGAGAACAGGAAAACCACGAGACGATCTCTCGTAATACGCGACTGGGTCTGATCCTGTTCACCATTTATCTGTTGCTGTATGGCGGCTTCGTTTTTCTGAATACGTTCTCGCCTGCCAAAATGGAAGTCGTGGTATTTGCCGGATTGAACCTGGCCATCGTCTACGGTTTCACACTGATCATCGCTGCATTCGTCCTCGCCATCATCTATGGCTGGCTGTGCCGCAATGATGTTGCTTCCTCTGGTTCCAGCAATCAGGAGGACGCATAATGCTTTACGAACCCTCACTGATGGCGGTCCTCATCTTTGGTGTGATCGTCGCCATCACCCTCGGACTCAGTTTCTGGCTGGGTGCGAAAGCAAAATCGGCCAAGGGATATTTCGCCGCTTCAGGTGGCATCCACTGGTTCATTAACGGCGTCGCCTTTGCCGGCGATTATCTCTCTGCAGCCTCCTTCCTGGGGATCTGCGGGATGATTGCCTTCTACGGCTACGATGGATTCCTCTACTCCATCGGCTATCTGGCAGGCTGGATCGTGGCCCTGTTCGTCATTGCCGAACCGCTCAAGCGGATGGGCCGCTTCACCTTTGCCGATGCCCTCGACAGCAAATTCCAGTCCCGCGGCATTAAACTGGCCGCCGCCATCAGCACCCTGGCCGTCAGTATCTTCTACCTGATTCCCCAGATGGTCGGAGCAGGTGCACTGATCACCCCGCTACTGGGTTTTCCGCACTACGTCGGCGTGTTGCTGGTCGGCACAATCGTGATCATCATCGTCGTCACCGCCGGCATGGTCAGTACGACCTATGTCCAGTTCCTCAAAGGCTCTCTGCTGGTTATCTTCAGTACCCTGCTCACCGTCCTGATTCTGCAGCGGGGGTTTTCCACAGATCCGGTCAATGACGGTAAATCCACACATCAGTTTCAGATCCTCGGGCCTGCTGCCACCAATGACATCGAGCACTGGCGGGAGGAACTGGGACTCACGGAACAGGACTCCCTGATCCCCCTCGACCAGGGTCCCTGGGAGAAAAAAGGCTACCTGCAACTCACCCGTGCCGACAAAACATCCTACTGGAAGCTCACTCAGAAGGCCGACCAGCAGTATTTCCTCTCCGAGACGCAGTACAAGGAAAAAACGGACGACGGAAAAATCATCATCAACGGGCTGCCCCAGGGAACCGGGGAAGGTGAAACCGACCTCTATCCCGTCGGCCGCATCAGTAAACTGCCCGATGATAAAACCGAGACTGGTCCGCTGGGACTCACGGAATTCTTCAGTACGCTCAGCAAAAGTGAAGTCATTCTCTGGGGCTCCGATTCCATCAAGGAGAAAGACGGCACCGACCTGACCATCTACTATCCCAAGCCGACATCGGGCGAGGCAGTCCTCAGCCCGGGCAACCATCCCAAATTTGCCGGGATCCGTGGGTCGGAAATTAAAGGCAAACTGAACTTCCTCTCGCTGATGCTGGCCCTGTTCTGCGGGACCGCCTCTTTGCCTCACATCCTGATCCGCTACTACACGGTGAAAGACCAGGCCAGTGCCCGGAAAAGTACGATCGTCGGTATCGGCAGCATCGGTTACTTCTACATCCTGACCCTCTTCATGGGTCTGGGAGCCATGACCAGTGGTGCGATGGACGTGACCAACTCCAACATGGCTGCTCCCCTGCTCGCCAAGAGCATCAGCGACTGGCTGTTCGCAATCATCTCCGCAATTGCCTTCACCACCGTACTCGGAACTGTCAGCGGTCTGATCATCGCTTCCAGTGGCGCGGTCGTGCACGACCTGATGTCGAGCTTCATGAAGATTGAAATGAACGACTTCGCCAAAGTCCGCATCGCCAAGATCGCTTCCGTTGTCGTCGGCCTGATCGCGATCGTCCTCGGGATTCTGTTTAAAGAGTTCAACGTCAACTATCTGGTCGGCTGGGCCTTCAGCGTCGCCGCCTCGGCGAATCTGCCCGCTCTGGTGATGCTGCTCTTCTGGCCCAAAACCACAAAACAGGGAATCACAGCCGCCATCTTTGTCGGCATGATCTCTTCACTCGCCTGGATCCTGCTCAGCGCAGACTCCTATAAAGGCATCTACGGGCTGCCACCGGAAGACGCGATCGTCCCCTTCAGTCAGCCCGGTCTGGTCACCATCCCGCTTGGTTTTCTCACGCTGATCCTCGTCTCACTGCTCACGCAACCTAAACCTGAGGAGGCCACGAGTTGAACCAGCAGCCACCCGAACAGGAATGGCTCACCGCAACCGCGGTCGAAGAGGGCGTGACCGTACTGTTTCGTCTGCTGCCGCATATTCCCCTGGATATCGCGACAGCCGATTTCCCGGACCGCGTTGAAATCCTCTGGCCGTATCAGTCAGCCAGTGAAAGCAAACAGCCCGGCCCCCAGGACCGGGAGCAGATGAGCCTGTTCGAAGAACTGCTGGTCAACGCCTGGGGGGAGACCGGTCTGGGACACCTCACCATGCTCATCACGGGCAATCTGGTCTGTCACTGGCAATGGTATGTGCGGGATCAGGAAGAAGCCCTGACGATCCTCAATAAGGCACTCGAAGATCTCCCCACGCTGCCGATTCAGATCCATTCTCAGAACGATCCCGACTGGCACGCCTATTCTGACTTCATGCAGCAGGTCCGGAAAAGCAACTGAAAACAGGCTGACGCGATCGGAATCACGCCAGCCTGTTGAAAGATCAGTTGAACCAGGATCTCTGGGGCTCAGGACTGCGCTGACTCCTGCTTGCCAAACCGGTCCAGAATTTCATTCACGGTCGAGCGGATCGTAATACACAAACCGTCCAGATCCAGGTCGTCTTCATCCAGACCGAATGGTTCTTCAACGGAGTGCGCGATCACCTCGATCCCGATCATGAAGTATGCCATGATCACCGTCATAGGCACCGTCCATATTTTGAAGTCTTCCACCAGCCCCCAGGGCAGCGTCACCAGATAGAGTGTAATACAGTGTCGCACGAATGTCCGATAAGAAGGCGACAGCCGTGTGCGACGAATCCGCTCACAGGCGCCGCAGATTTCCATCAGTTCCCGTGTCTCCGAATCAATGATCCGCATTTCATCGCCGTCGATGATCCCCGTTCGTTTCCAGCTGATCACCCTGCGGTAAATCAGGTCTGCAATGTACGCCGGGATGTGGCGGGGAGGCGGATCGATCTGTTCCAGTTCGGGGAACATCGAAAAGTCGTCATCCTCACGCAGGTGATCCCGGAGCGACTCAGGAAACGCGACAAGCAGATCCGCAAGTTCTCTTAACTCTTCTCTGGTGAAGTTCGTCAGCTCGCGAAATTTGATCGCCATATTCCGGCTGACATTGACCAGTTTTCCCCACAGCTTACGGGCTTCCCACCAGCGGGAATAGGAGCTGTTCGTCCGGAAAACCAGCAGCAGCCCCAGCACCAGACCAATGAATCCATGCAGGTCAGATGAGAAATCGCCAAATTTTTCGATCTTCACAATTTGCTCAGGGTGGATGTTGAACTTTTCCAGCACTCCCCCTGCCAGCATACCAATGTCATTCTTGATCAGCGGGATCAGGCTATACAGCCCGACCAGCCCTGCATAGTAAGAAATCCGTCCGACGGTCCCCAGTTTTTTCTCGATAAACGAGAGGTTCAGCTCTGCATCAGCTGCCATAGATATACGTTCCCTGTAACAGTCAGATTATGGTGATCGTTTCAGTTGCGCGAGACGATAGGGGAACTCTAGTTTTTTCGTCCCAATAACACAACCGATGTATCATCATGTCTTCCCGAACCATCCGTAAATGCATTCGAGTCCCGAAACAGGTTCTCCAGAGCGGTGTCCAGACAGGAGGAACGCGATTCCTGTAAGGATTTCATAATTCCCGGGATTCCGAACTCGCCGAACTGCTCTTTTTCGCCTGGAAAGGCTTCCGCCAGACCATCGGTGAAAATCAGCAGTCGGCTGTCGGGGGGAACCACAGAGGTATGCACGTCATATTCCACATCCGAAACGATCCCCAGAGGCAGCCCGCCATCATCCAGTGATCCGAGCTCATAAATCTGGTCGGTTTCCAGTTCGTGCACGAT contains:
- a CDS encoding ComEA family DNA-binding protein, which codes for MQNQSPEETEPQTFLGLSRGDQFFVGVLLIVILGLSLLHLARLSRWGTETLEIEKQTPLPYDYQIDINQATWVEFAQLNQIGPVLARRIVDYREAHGPFRSLDDLLHVKGIGPKKLEANRNHFLPLPPEVNPGN
- a CDS encoding bestrophin; the encoded protein is MAADAELNLSFIEKKLGTVGRISYYAGLVGLYSLIPLIKNDIGMLAGGVLEKFNIHPEQIVKIEKFGDFSSDLHGFIGLVLGLLLVFRTNSSYSRWWEARKLWGKLVNVSRNMAIKFRELTNFTREELRELADLLVAFPESLRDHLREDDDFSMFPELEQIDPPPRHIPAYIADLIYRRVISWKRTGIIDGDEMRIIDSETRELMEICGACERIRRTRLSPSYRTFVRHCITLYLVTLPWGLVEDFKIWTVPMTVIMAYFMIGIEVIAHSVEEPFGLDEDDLDLDGLCITIRSTVNEILDRFGKQESAQS
- a CDS encoding DUF485 domain-containing protein, producing the protein MAGFDHGPNEPGEQENHETISRNTRLGLILFTIYLLLYGGFVFLNTFSPAKMEVVVFAGLNLAIVYGFTLIIAAFVLAIIYGWLCRNDVASSGSSNQEDA
- a CDS encoding alpha/beta hydrolase, translated to MRKSFVSMQHGQWKRSFFTFLSMVLLTSSALFAQSKDSKGPPKPQELTLTSQGGWPIAITYYESSNAADAPVVVLLHGKGGNKRVWDNKFGSVLQQNGYAVIAVDLRKHGKSQPNVPGATGNQNQKGSSRAANLSALDYKAMVVLDMETIWKFLFEEHQKKHLNMQKTAIIAADMSVPIALNYALLDWGKVPYDDAPVLAAKTPKGQTIRALVLISPESKVKGLTSSQPAVKLKEPLFGISFFVCSSSGDSYDRNYTEKLFSLLTSATNSKGRMFKETYPGKLRGTDMLGKRLGLEVDILKFLEAYLKKLPGDWSDRRPRYDREE
- a CDS encoding DUF695 domain-containing protein, with the translated sequence MNQQPPEQEWLTATAVEEGVTVLFRLLPHIPLDIATADFPDRVEILWPYQSASESKQPGPQDREQMSLFEELLVNAWGETGLGHLTMLITGNLVCHWQWYVRDQEEALTILNKALEDLPTLPIQIHSQNDPDWHAYSDFMQQVRKSN
- a CDS encoding sodium/solute symporter; this encodes MLYEPSLMAVLIFGVIVAITLGLSFWLGAKAKSAKGYFAASGGIHWFINGVAFAGDYLSAASFLGICGMIAFYGYDGFLYSIGYLAGWIVALFVIAEPLKRMGRFTFADALDSKFQSRGIKLAAAISTLAVSIFYLIPQMVGAGALITPLLGFPHYVGVLLVGTIVIIIVVTAGMVSTTYVQFLKGSLLVIFSTLLTVLILQRGFSTDPVNDGKSTHQFQILGPAATNDIEHWREELGLTEQDSLIPLDQGPWEKKGYLQLTRADKTSYWKLTQKADQQYFLSETQYKEKTDDGKIIINGLPQGTGEGETDLYPVGRISKLPDDKTETGPLGLTEFFSTLSKSEVILWGSDSIKEKDGTDLTIYYPKPTSGEAVLSPGNHPKFAGIRGSEIKGKLNFLSLMLALFCGTASLPHILIRYYTVKDQASARKSTIVGIGSIGYFYILTLFMGLGAMTSGAMDVTNSNMAAPLLAKSISDWLFAIISAIAFTTVLGTVSGLIIASSGAVVHDLMSSFMKIEMNDFAKVRIAKIASVVVGLIAIVLGILFKEFNVNYLVGWAFSVAASANLPALVMLLFWPKTTKQGITAAIFVGMISSLAWILLSADSYKGIYGLPPEDAIVPFSQPGLVTIPLGFLTLILVSLLTQPKPEEATS